Proteins encoded together in one Argiope bruennichi chromosome 1, qqArgBrue1.1, whole genome shotgun sequence window:
- the LOC129971150 gene encoding secretory carrier-associated membrane protein 1-like isoform X2, with protein MSGFDANPFADPFATSPFSDPAVTRVTNQTNAVQPGLDDYNPFADQQQAQQNKTSSGTLPQYNTPQMKPESSQPAVMQPISEPPPAYSPTAAQPLISAELQRKEEELRRKEAELQAKEEALRAGTFDARANNWPPLPQSFCLGPCFYQDIAVDIPLEFQKLVKTMYYLWIYYACVMFLNLLGALALLVSGADSVTLFGFALLAFLLFTPLSFVCWFRPLYKAFRSDSSFNFMVFFFIFFFQFALSVIYAIGVPSFGSCGFIVAMQAISVSPASGTLAMLIAVLHCIFAGASFFMLLKIHRIYRGTEHSFAKAQEEFTTGVLRNPHVQNAAASAVSGAARQAMNQSFSGNRY; from the exons ATGTCTGGATTCGACGCTAATCCGTTTGCGGATCCTTTCGCTACTAGTCCTTTTAGT GACCCAGCAGTTACCCGAGTTACAAATCAGACAAATGCTGTACAGCCAGGCCTTGACGATTACAACCCGTTTGCTGACCAACAGCAAGCTcaacaaaat AAAACATCTAGTGGTACATTACCTCAATATAATACCCCACAAATGAAACCAGAATCTTCTCAACCTGCTGTCATGCAGCCAATCTCTGAACCACCACCAGCATATAGTCCAACAGCTGCTCAACCTTTAATTTCTGCAGAATTACAAAGAAAGGAAGAG gaattaagAAGGAAGGAAGCAGAATTGCAAGCTAAGGAAGAAGCTTTAAGAGCTGGAACTTTCGATG CAAGGGCAAACAACTGGCCACCTTTACCACAATCTTTTTGTTTAGGCCCATGCTTTTATCAAGACATTGCTGTGGATATTCCtcttgaatttcaaaaacttgTTAAAACTATGTATtatctttggattt attATGCCTGTGTCATGTTCCTTAATCTGTTAGGTGCATTAGCTCTTCTAGTTTCTGGTGCCGACAGTGTTACTTTATTTGGATTTGCACTGTTAGCATTCTTGCTGTTTACACCTCTCTCATTTGTGTGCTGGTTTAGGCCACTTTACAAGGCTTTTAG GTCTGACAGTTCTTTTAACTTCatggttttcttttttattttctttttccaatttgcTTTATCTGTCATCTATGCCATTGGAGTACCAAGTTTTGGATCTTG TGGATTCATTGTCGCTATGCAAGCTATAAGTGTAAGTCCAGCATCTGGAACATTGGCAATGCTGATAGCTGTACTTCATTGCATATTTGCTGGTGCCTCATTTTTCATGCTTCTTAAG ATTCACCGAATTTATAGAGGAACTGAACATAGTTTTGCTAAGGCCCAGGAGGAATTTACTACTGGAGTGTTACGCAATCCACATGTACAAAATGCTGCTGCAAGTGCAGTGTCTGGAGCTGCTCGTCAAGCTATGAACCAATCATTTAGTGGTAATCGATATTAG
- the LOC129980730 gene encoding uncharacterized protein LOC129980730 — MLSQSYTLSSNFLKISCQPFIIKRFVRNPFKRGPKLLEGKVKTVTQYDTDEFCDVQDFQDLVRRVKTNEKFDEVAVEEAFTREDDFGTAVARTMEQKEINRQSTEHEFFVKKQIIKRKYFKHELETNLLTYAAKQQIRYLNKLNPAEWTPETLSRCFPITVTGVKKLLKSNYKLLTPEKIKAHDKEVEDRWELLRARKYSESITFYTQHMWDEGKILKDNFNGNPKLPNVPSETNKIIKEEKSTKTGEFSSIIQHYIKYKKEKEALDKTTCTSTELQVNIGAMNSLKNEESQSNKKNYVSYNEDEGTLDSFTSKSRKKQHNIIGDSELLHSQFKENLKEEMKFHEKKLDSEYVKWLKKQSVELNFPPTSTKPFNAKQAFTKIPKFDNDTVELKREKQKAGESFYMYDEKHGYQYPTGKRIKGKIRVPSKQQKQASVYRVGDCVYDVDGEFLYKIA; from the exons aTGCTGTCACAAAGTTATACATTATCCtcaaatttcctcaaaatttctTGTCAGCCATTTATTATTAAACGATTTGTGAGAAATCCATTTAAACGTGGACCGAAATTATTGGAAGGTAAAGTTAAAACTGTAACACAATATGATACTGATGAATTTTGTGATGTTCAAGATTTCCAAGATCTCGTGAGACGagttaaaacaaatgaaaaatttgatgaagTAGCTGTTGAAGAAGCATTTACTAGAGAAGATGATTTTGGAACAGCTGTAGCAAGAACTAtggaacaaaaagaaattaatag ACAAAGTACTGAACAtgaattctttgttaaaaaacagattattaaaaggaaatatttcaaacatgaaCTTGAAACCAATCTTCTGACATATGCTGCTAAACAACAAATTCGTTACTTGAATAAACTGAATCCTGCAGAATGGACTCCAGAAACTTTATCAAGGTGTTTTCCTATTACAGTTACCGGAGTAAAA AAACTACTGAAAAGTAATTATAAGCTCCTGACACCAGAGAAAATAAAAGCACATGATAAAGAAGTAGAAGATAGGTGGGAACTTCTAAGAGCTCGAAAATACTCAGAGTCCATAACATTTTACACACAACATATGTGGGATGAaggcaaaattttgaaagataattttaatggaaatccTAAGTTACCAAATGTGCCAAgtgaaactaataaaattatcaaagagGAGAAAAGCACAAAAACTGGAGAATTTTCTTCTATAATacaacattatattaaatataaaaaagaaaaagaagcattAGATAAAACCACTTGTACAAGTACAGAACTTCAAGTTAATATTGGTGCAATGAATTCATTGAAGAATGAAGAATcccaaagtaataaaaaaaattatgtctcatATAATGAAGATGAAGGAACTTTAGATTCCTTCACTTCGAAATCTAGAAAGAAACAGCATAATATTATCGGTGATTCAGAACTTTTGCATAGTcagtttaaggaaaatttaaaagaagagatgaaatttcatgaaaaaaagttggacTCGGAATATGTCAAATGGCTTAAGAAGCAGTCAGTAGAGTTGAATTTTCCTCCAACTTCAACAAAGCCATTTAATGCAAAACAAGCATTTACAAAGATACCCAAATTTGATAATGATACAGTTGAACTTAAAAGAGAAAAACAGAAAGCTGGGGAATCTTTTTACATGTATGATGAGAAACATGGATATCAATATCCTACAGGAAAACGTATCAAAGGAAAGATTCGTGTACCCTCCAAACAGCAGAAGCAAGCATCTGTATACAGAGTTGGCGATTGTGTTTATGATGTAGATGgtgaatttctttacaaaattgcatga
- the LOC129971150 gene encoding secretory carrier-associated membrane protein 1-like isoform X1 has translation MSGFDANPFADPFATSPFSDPAVTRVTNQTNAVQPGLDDYNPFADQQQAQQNKTSSGTLPQYNTPQMKPESSQPAVMQPISEPPPAYSPTAAQPLISAELQRKEEELRRKEAELQAKEEALRAGTFDARANNWPPLPQSFCLGPCFYQDIAVDIPLEFQKLVKTMYYLWIYYACVMFLNLLGALALLVSGADSVTLFGFALLAFLLFTPLSFVCWFRPLYKAFRSDSSFNFMVFFFIFFFQFALSVIYAIGVPSFGSCGFIVAMQAISVSPASGTLAMLIAVLHCIFAGASFFMLLKIHRIYRGTEHSFAKAQEEFTTGVLRNPHVQNAAASAVSGAARQAMNQSFSGRNP, from the exons ATGTCTGGATTCGACGCTAATCCGTTTGCGGATCCTTTCGCTACTAGTCCTTTTAGT GACCCAGCAGTTACCCGAGTTACAAATCAGACAAATGCTGTACAGCCAGGCCTTGACGATTACAACCCGTTTGCTGACCAACAGCAAGCTcaacaaaat AAAACATCTAGTGGTACATTACCTCAATATAATACCCCACAAATGAAACCAGAATCTTCTCAACCTGCTGTCATGCAGCCAATCTCTGAACCACCACCAGCATATAGTCCAACAGCTGCTCAACCTTTAATTTCTGCAGAATTACAAAGAAAGGAAGAG gaattaagAAGGAAGGAAGCAGAATTGCAAGCTAAGGAAGAAGCTTTAAGAGCTGGAACTTTCGATG CAAGGGCAAACAACTGGCCACCTTTACCACAATCTTTTTGTTTAGGCCCATGCTTTTATCAAGACATTGCTGTGGATATTCCtcttgaatttcaaaaacttgTTAAAACTATGTATtatctttggattt attATGCCTGTGTCATGTTCCTTAATCTGTTAGGTGCATTAGCTCTTCTAGTTTCTGGTGCCGACAGTGTTACTTTATTTGGATTTGCACTGTTAGCATTCTTGCTGTTTACACCTCTCTCATTTGTGTGCTGGTTTAGGCCACTTTACAAGGCTTTTAG GTCTGACAGTTCTTTTAACTTCatggttttcttttttattttctttttccaatttgcTTTATCTGTCATCTATGCCATTGGAGTACCAAGTTTTGGATCTTG TGGATTCATTGTCGCTATGCAAGCTATAAGTGTAAGTCCAGCATCTGGAACATTGGCAATGCTGATAGCTGTACTTCATTGCATATTTGCTGGTGCCTCATTTTTCATGCTTCTTAAG ATTCACCGAATTTATAGAGGAACTGAACATAGTTTTGCTAAGGCCCAGGAGGAATTTACTACTGGAGTGTTACGCAATCCACATGTACAAAATGCTGCTGCAAGTGCAGTGTCTGGAGCTGCTCGTCAAGCTATGAACCAATCATTTAGTG gtcGAAATCCTTGA